Proteins encoded in a region of the Nicotiana tomentosiformis chromosome 9, ASM39032v3, whole genome shotgun sequence genome:
- the LOC104087162 gene encoding ubiquitin-conjugating enzyme E2 2 — MSTPARKRLMRDFKRLQQDPPAGISGAPYDNNIMLWNAVIFGPDDTPWDGGTFKLTLQFSEDYPNKPPTVRFISRMFHPNIYADGSICLDILQNQWSPIYDVAAILTSIQSLLCDPNPNSPANSEAARMFSENKREYNRKVREIVEQSWTAD, encoded by the exons ATGTCGACACCGGCGAGGAAGAGACTGATGAGGGATTTTAAGCGGTTACAGCAGGATCCCCCGGCCGGCATCAGTGGAGCTCCGTATGACAACAATATAATGCTATGGAATGCAGTCATTTTCGG TCCTGATGATACTCCCTGGGATGGAG GCACATTTAAGCTGACACTTCAATTCTCAGAGGATTATCCAAACAAACCACCAACTGTGCGATTTATTTCCAGAATGTTCCACCCAAATA TTTATGCTGATGGAAGTATTTGCTTGGACATCCTGCAAAATCAGTGGAGTCCCATATATGATGTAGCTGCTATACTGACTTCAATCCAG TCTTTGCTCTGTGATCCAAATCCTAACTCGCCAGCTAATTCAGAAGCAGCACGCATGTTCAGTGAGAACAAGCGCGAATACAACAGGAAGGTGCGCGAGATTGTTGAGCAGAGCTGGACAGCAGACTGA